The genomic stretch TATCGTGGTGAGGCAGACGGCTTTTTATGATGCTCCGCCGTTTATCTTCTTATAGACAGGTGAAATTTGATTTAGTAGAAATGGGGTTGCTATACTAAATTAACTGATTGTTTTTTTGTTAGAGGTAGAACGAGAAGCAAACTTAAGATAACCAGGGAGTTGAGAATATATGAACCCAATTGGTTCTACATCATTAGAATTAGGAATTTTAGACCTCGTTCCCAGATTAATGGATGTAACCGCCGAAGAAGCAATTCGCCAGTCTGTTCATCTCGCGATGAAAGGAGAAGAGTGGGGATATACAAGATACTGGACATCAGAACATCATAATCTTCCAGGTACAGAATCTGCGAGTCCAGAAGTATTACTATCTCACATCGGAGCAAAAACAAATCGGATTAGGCTTGGATCAGGAGCTGTACTGCTTCCCTACCATCATCCGATTCGGGTAGCTGAAAGTTATCATATGCTGGCTTCCCTCTATCCTGGACGTGTTGAGCTTGGAATTGGGCGCGCTCCAGGGGGATCGGCCCATTTATCAATGGCTCTTGCCGGTAATTACTTAGAGAAAGTGGCCAAGTATCCGGAACTTATTAAACAGCTTCAAGATTTGCTTCACGGAAAATATAGTTTTGATGGGGAGCCGATTGCGGCTAAGCCCGTACCGGAGATTCCTCCTGCTTTGTGGCTGTTAGGGACCAATGTGAAAAGTGCGGAATATGCCGCGCAGTTTGGAACGGGTTATGTATTCGGTCAGTTTATGAGTGAACAGGATGCTGCGGAGATGCTGCAAAAATATAGGGAGCAGTTTATCCCTTCCGAGAATCTTACGAAACCAAAAGCGAGTATTGCGGTCAATGTAATCTGTGCTCCTTCTGCAGATGAAGCTCTTTCCTGGAAAGAGGAAGCGCTCATCTTACACCGGAAAGCGACGGGCGGAATTGTAGAGGTGCCGCCTTATCCAGTCATCTTCGGAAATCCAAAACAGGTCAAAGAGGAGCTGCTAGTGCTTGCACAAAAAACAGGGTGTAACGAGATCCTTATCTCTACCCGTGTGGCATCCTATGAACAACGTTTATTATCCTATGGATTATTAGGGGAAGAAATGAGCAAAGGGTAATAGATTGGATTTTCACTCTCTTCCTATACTATTGATCTTTAATTTAAAAGATAGATAATTGTACTTTTGTTATAGAGCAAATCTCTTTCCTTTACATAGAATAGAGTAATAAGGAAGGGAGTGAAGTGTATGGCGACATTTGATAATATCAGTGTAACGGGAGACGCAGCGATTAACAGACATCTGCAAGTCCTTGGAGGGACAACTTTACAAGATGTGAACTCCCAGAACCAAACGATTCAGCAGAGCCTTAATGTGAATGGCAGCCAAACCATTGCCGGACATCTTCAGGTCAATGGCAGTGCAACCGTTTTGCAACATTTGGGTGCAGGACAAAGCCTCAGTGCGAACGAGAATGTGGTAGCTGGATCCAAACTTATCTCTTTAGGGGTTCCCGCCGTGCCGCCCGTCAGCGCTGCTCCAAGTGGTGTTACTTTCTATAATGCGACGAACAGCGGTCAGCCTGGTTTGGTACTGAAAGGGACAGACGGGAACAACTATGTTCTTTTTATTGATGTGTCTTCGGGTACACCAACCCTCGGTATCCATCGGATTTAAGAAATAAACGAAACGGTTTGTTATATTACCTCTTTTTTGAAAGCTTTGTGTTACCCTCCATGTACTTTTCATGGCGTGTAACAGCTTTTTGAACGGCCTCCAAATATGAAAAATGATGTTTCTTATCTGGTTCCAGATAAGTCCCCTCCGCCCATTCATTCCAAGCATTGATAAATACAAACTCCGATTGATAGATCGAAGCAGCCCGGTTCATCTGTTTCGTTAAATAATAACTAAATTTTTCGGGAGTAGACCCAATACAGCTTTGCCCGCGAGCTCCAATTCGAGGGGTGTTATCCCAATTGACATAGGCACCTGGGAAAATCGTTTCACCGCTTCGGTGCGGAGATCGGCCCAGTATCATTTCCCATACTCTGTCATAATCAAATACCAGATGTTCTCCATCCTTGGTGCTAATATAACTCCAAAGATTTGCATTATGTCCATGAGCAAACGTATAATGCGGTTCAAATTCAATACTTGCTTCAAAACCAGACTGCGGGGGGATCTCGAACCCCCCTAATGTTCTTGCAAAATAAATCCCTTCGAGACCACTTCTTATAGCCAGTTGATTCCAAAACCGAAGCATTTCTTCACAGCGGGGAATCGCGCCCGGACGATAAATAATAAATAGAGGTTTATTCTGAACCCGGATATATCTCGGGTCTTGAAAGGCAGTCAGAAGTTCATCAAAATGCTCTGCCCAGTCGTTTTCATCGCCATAATCTTGAGGCATGAGGATTTCATTATTTCCGCCATCCCATTTACGTGTCCAAGGTTCATTAGCCCAGGATAGACAAAAAGGAAAATCAGGTTCCCCTGATTTCAGAACAGATTGGAACGGCTTTTCAAGCAGACGTTTTCCTTTAAACCAATAATGGTAGTAACAAAATCCATAAATGCCGTGAGACCTAGCCGCATCTGCCTGCCATTTTCGAATGGAAGCATCCATTAAGTTATAATACAAATCTTTTAGCGGTTCTTTCGGCTGAACATGTCTTTTATATAATGGTTTGTTTTTTCGCGTATTGGTCCATTCGGTGAATCCCTCTCCCCACCAGGCATCGTTTTCGTCAATCTGATGGAACTGAGGAAGAAAATAAGCAATCAGTTTCATATAGAACTTTATCTCCTTTCCTCTATCTAAGACGTTCATATAAAGAGGTAAAGGCCCCTTTCGGAATACATAAATCACTTGCCTTCAAGAAGAGTATTCGTAAAATCCATCATCAGATGAAAAAAGGAATAATCAAACTCGCTTCGTACCAGAGCTCTGGAGCTGATTTTTCTCTTCTCCTCTGGATGTTCCTTATAATAAGTCACATGTGAGCCAAGTTCTTCAGGGCTATGAAAGGAGACAAAGTCTTCTCCCGGTATCATATAGTTATCCTGATTCATACCATGTTCCGCAAGCAAAAACCCTCCGCACGCCGCGATATCTAGTCCCCTTCGGTCATTCTCGCCAAAATTTATGATGATATCTGCTCCATTGTAGAGCTGTTTTATATCATTACTTGTTTCTGGGATCCATGGTTCTACTCTAGGAATGTCTCCCCAGTTATCACCTATTGCGATTATGCGTTCATCTGGACTGCTTTCACGAAGGGCTTCAAGATAAGGATGCAAACGAGGTTCGTAATCTCCAAGAAGGAGTAGATCGGACTGTATATGTGCAGGTGCTTTTTCTGGAGCGAATAGCTCTGGATCAGGACCGAAGGGGATATAGACTACCTTTGAGGTCGTTGTCTTTTGATAGGTGCGGATGTGCTTTGGATTTTGTGTAATAAC from Paenibacillus polygoni encodes the following:
- a CDS encoding glycosyltransferase family protein, with the protein product MKKNEKSASSLHKKTDVPRRKRTVTKKRKPAKLTTASKVLSFPPKISNPGVQLNHPLPENRSSAAPLIPSKKPTFSIRDAKKLRILLLWEHDTGLPSTEIRFRQSLRMLFKEVFPLKVEDNLVNAVALYQPDVLLVVGNRSNLPLAGQASYHKDLKTVLWLQDVHGPLSRLNTNPDSLVWDYVITQNPKHIRTYQKTTTSKVVYIPFGPDPELFAPEKAPAHIQSDLLLLGDYEPRLHPYLEALRESSPDERIIAIGDNWGDIPRVEPWIPETSNDIKQLYNGADIIINFGENDRRGLDIAACGGFLLAEHGMNQDNYMIPGEDFVSFHSPEELGSHVTYYKEHPEEKRKISSRALVRSEFDYSFFHLMMDFTNTLLEGK
- a CDS encoding glycosyltransferase WbsX family protein — its product is MKLIAYFLPQFHQIDENDAWWGEGFTEWTNTRKNKPLYKRHVQPKEPLKDLYYNLMDASIRKWQADAARSHGIYGFCYYHYWFKGKRLLEKPFQSVLKSGEPDFPFCLSWANEPWTRKWDGGNNEILMPQDYGDENDWAEHFDELLTAFQDPRYIRVQNKPLFIIYRPGAIPRCEEMLRFWNQLAIRSGLEGIYFARTLGGFEIPPQSGFEASIEFEPHYTFAHGHNANLWSYISTKDGEHLVFDYDRVWEMILGRSPHRSGETIFPGAYVNWDNTPRIGARGQSCIGSTPEKFSYYLTKQMNRAASIYQSEFVFINAWNEWAEGTYLEPDKKHHFSYLEAVQKAVTRHEKYMEGNTKLSKKR
- a CDS encoding MsnO8 family LLM class oxidoreductase; protein product: MNPIGSTSLELGILDLVPRLMDVTAEEAIRQSVHLAMKGEEWGYTRYWTSEHHNLPGTESASPEVLLSHIGAKTNRIRLGSGAVLLPYHHPIRVAESYHMLASLYPGRVELGIGRAPGGSAHLSMALAGNYLEKVAKYPELIKQLQDLLHGKYSFDGEPIAAKPVPEIPPALWLLGTNVKSAEYAAQFGTGYVFGQFMSEQDAAEMLQKYREQFIPSENLTKPKASIAVNVICAPSADEALSWKEEALILHRKATGGIVEVPPYPVIFGNPKQVKEELLVLAQKTGCNEILISTRVASYEQRLLSYGLLGEEMSKG